One window from the genome of Brachionichthys hirsutus isolate HB-005 chromosome 19, CSIRO-AGI_Bhir_v1, whole genome shotgun sequence encodes:
- the LOC137908956 gene encoding long-chain fatty acid transport protein 6, translating to MIAAVLSSLAAGLLALLLYRRTVLPFLWADLLHYLRLRTFSRTLRARTEQGVVSYLDCFLYRARRNPNKPFIVFENRTLTYRDVDRRSSQFAAALGRGGATRRGDVVALWMWNEPDFVCVWLGLCKLGCEVAFVNTNVKAASLLHCVRSCGAGALVVGAELVSLVEEVLPDLKDTTTVWVVDHSSPSEDLISLLDKLENASEETLSDPPKADIMSNFLFIFTSGTTGLPKAARVGHLKAVVSMAFFHMCGATADDIIYITLPLYHMSASLLGIGGCIHLGATCVLKRKFSASQFWKDCVRYNVTVVQYIGELCRYLVNQPTVPEEMTHSVRLAAGSGLRSDVWKEFIRRFGKIKIREGYGLTEASIGFLNYTDEVGPIGRVNCFSKRSMPFELLRYDPQTCEPVRNASGRCMRAPIGEAGILVAPLTTMNQFLGYAGNKVQSERKLLGDVFKAGDVYFNTGDLLLQDHRGFLYFRDRVGDTFRWKGENVSTTEVTEVLSHLDFIQEANVYGVTVPGCEGRAGMAAIVLKKDQTLNGAELYKHLVTTLPAYAWPRFLRIQTSLDVTETFKQQKMKLVQQGFNPEASPDPLYFLDISQKRYVLLTLSLYQDILSGKISF from the exons ATGATAGCCGCGGTGCTCAGCAGCCTGGCGGCCGGGCTGCTGGCTCTGCTCCTCTACCGGAGGACGGTTCTCCCGTTCCTCTGGGCCGACCTCCTCCACTACCTGAGGCTCCGGACCTTCTCCAGGACGCTGCGGGCGCGCACGGAGCAAGGCGTCGTCTCGTACCTCGACTGCTTCCTGTACCGGGCGAGGAGGAACCCGAACAAGCCCTTCATCGTCTTTGAGAACCGGACTCTCACGTACCGGGACGTGGACAGGAGGAGCAGCCAGTTCGCGGCCGCGCTCGGGCGGGGCGGCGCCACCCGACGCGGGGACGTGGTCGCGCTGTGGATGTGGAACGAGCCGGACTTTGTCTGCGTGTGGCTGGGGCTGTGCAAACTGGGCTGCGAGGTCGCCTTCGTCAACACGAACGTGAAAGCCGCGTCTCTGCTGCACTGTGTCCGCAGCTGCGGGGCCGGCGCGCTGGTGGTTGGCGCAG AGCTGGTTAGTttggtggaggaggtgctgcctGATCTGAAGGACACCACGACTGTGTGGGTGGTGGATCACTCGTCGCCCTCTGAGGACCTCATCAGCTTGTTAGATAAGCTGGAGAACGCCTCTGAAGAAACACTCAGTGACCCTCCTAAAGCCGACATCATGTCAAACTTCCTCTTCATTTTTACCTCAGGGACTACAG GTCTCCCTAAGGCGGCCCGTGTGGGTCACCTGAAGGCCGTCGTGAGCATGGCGTTCTTTCACATGTGCGGGGCcacagctgatgacatcatctacATCACGCTTCCTCTGTACCACATGTCCGCATCCCTGTTAGGGATCGGAGGATGCATCCACCTAG GTGCAACATGCGTGTTAAAAAGGAAGTTTTCTGCCAGTCAGTTTTGGAAGGACTGCGTGAGGTACAACGTGACTGTAGTGCAGTACATAGGAGAGCTGTGTCGGTACCTGGTCAACCAACCCACA GTTCCAGAGGAGATGACTCACAGCGTTCGGCTGGCGGCAGGAAGCGGCCTCAGGTCAGATGTGTGGAAAGAGTTCATCAGACGTTTCGGCAAAATCAAAATCAGAGAAGGTTACGGCTTGACTGAGGCCAGCATCGGCTTCCTCAACTACACGGATGAGGTCGGACCGATTGGGAGAGTCAACTGTTTCAGCAAG CGCTCGATGCCCTTTGAGCTCCTGAGATATGATCCACAGACATGCGAGCCAGTCCGGAACGCGTCTGGAAGATGCATGCGAGCACCGATAG GAGAGGCAGGGATCCTGGTCGCTCCTCTGACCACCATGAACCAGTTCCTGGGCTACGCCGGGAACAAGGTCCAGTCTGAGCGGAAGCTGCTCGGGGACGTCTTCAAAGCTGGCGATGTCTATTTTAACACTGGAGACCTCCTGCTCCAGGATCACCGGGGCTTCCTGTACTTCCGAGACCGCGTCGGAGACACCTTCAG GTGGAAAGGAGAGAACGTTTCCACCACAGAGGTGACCGAGGTTTTAAGTCATCTTGATTTCATCCAGGAAGCCAACGTCTACGGAGTCACCGTCCCAG GGTGTGAAGGTCGAGCAGGAATGGCTGCCATCGTCTTGAAGAAGGATCAGACATTAAACGGAGCCGAACTCTACAAGCATCTGGTGACGACACTTCCTGCGTATGCCTGGCCGCGGTTTCTCAGGATACAG ACTTCTCTGGATGTGACGGAGACATTCAAGCAGCAGAAGATGAAGCTGGTCCAGCAAGGCTTTAATCCAGAGGCGTCCCCGGATCCGCTGTATTTCTTGGACATCTCTCAGAAGCGCTATGTCCTCCTGACTTTGTCTCTATATCAAGACATTCTGTCAGGAAAGATCTCTTTCTAA
- the cenpa gene encoding histone H3-like centromeric protein A, with amino-acid sequence MRFDTSASRRKGKTPQRRPPPALETSGSKHRSPKRSGEPKRPAFPKKRRFRPGTKALMAIRKYQKSTDLLLRKRPFSRLVREVCQIFSRESLRWQVHALLALQEAAEAFLVMLFSDANLCAIHAKRVTLFPRDIQLARRIRGVENL; translated from the exons ATGCGTTTTGATACGTCTGCCAGCCGGAGAAAGGGTAAAACCCCCCAGCGGCGTCCCCCCCCAGCCCTGGAGACCTCTGGTTCCAAGCACAGGAGCCCCAAGAGGAGTGGAGAACCCA AACGTCCTGCATTCCCCAAGAAGAGGAGGTTTCGGCCGGGAACCAAGGCCTTAATGGCGATCCGTAAGTACCAGAAGAGCACGGACCTTCTGCTCAGGAAGAGACCCTTCTCTCGCCTG GTTCGGGAGGTGTGCCAGATCTTTTCCAGAGAATCTCTCAGGTGGCAGGTCCACGCTCTCCTGGCCTTACAGGAG gcTGCAGAGGCATTTCTCGTCATGTTATTCTCAGATGCCAACCTGTGTGCGATACATGCGAAGCGGGTCACCCTGTTCCCTCGAGACATCCAGCTGGCCAGGAGGATCCGAGGCGTGGAAAACCTCTGA